One segment of Paramormyrops kingsleyae isolate MSU_618 chromosome 8, PKINGS_0.4, whole genome shotgun sequence DNA contains the following:
- the LOC111834552 gene encoding putative uncharacterized protein C3orf49 codes for MRMSRFLSKLSPKAAGGFRRVRCLVSPPAGNPPTLRPQDATKRLRRCFRKLCPFRRDSGRAATMQVDLVEEERQKYVGSNLVLRSRRLFQRVSVSRPATHTRKVADKKGNKKYAFWRGKSRRKPAERSRGTSRQSVEQLQGQVDGLIDAVVDSSTRLIARRQSELEQCQEVGGEILQSSSQFQRVSRKAVHRHHWRNTSAICWCC; via the exons ATGAGGATGTCCAG GTTCCTGAGCAAACTGTCGCCGAAAGCAGCAGGTGGCTTCCGAAGAGTCCGCTGCTTAGTGTCCCCTCCTGCTGGGAATCCCCCGACACTCAGGCCACAGGACGCCACTAAGAGGCTGCGGAGATGCTTCCGGAAACTGTGTCCCTTCCGCCGGGACTCAGGACGCGCAG CCACCATGCAGGTGGATCTGGTGGAGGAAGAAAGACAGAAATATGTTGGATCGAACCTGGTGCTAAGGTCCAGGCGACTGTTCCAGAGGGTCTCTGTCTCAAGGCCAGCCACACACACCCGGAAG GTAGCAGATAAAAAGGGAAACAAGAAATATGCATTCTGGAGAGGAAAGTCCAGGAGGAAACCAGCCGAAAGAAGCAGAGGGACATCAAGGCAGAGCGTAGAGCAGCTGCAGGGCCAG GTGGACGGCCTAATCGACGCCGTGGTGGACAGCTCCACACGCCTGATAGCGCGGCGCCAGTCAGAGCTGGAGCAGTGCCAGGAAGTGGGCGGGGAGATTCTGCAGAGCAGCAGCCAGTTCCAGAGGGTCTCTAGAAAGGCAGTGCACAGACACCACTGGAGGAACACAAGCGCCATCTGCTGGTGCTGCTAG